The genomic stretch taaGGTATTAGGGTGGGATAAGAAATTTCCATTTGGCAAAAGCAAACATTTAATGGGCCGAAAGCTTAACAACATATAGATATTAAAGGGCTTTCTCTTACAAAGTTATCTGTACGGCCATTCTTACACCCTCTAAAATCTAAAGAGAAATAACACAAATTACAAGTTGAAGGTTCTGTAATCCCAAAACCCTAACAAGAAAAGTTTTCACAATCGGAGAAGAAGCCATGTTTCCAGGGTTCATGCGAAAGCCAGACAAGACTGCGGCATTGAAGGAGCTCAAAGCTCACGTCGCCATGTTTGGGACATGGGTCGTTGTGGTTCGTCTCACCCCTTACATTCTTCACTTTCTCAACCGCGAAAGCGAGGAACTCAAGCTCGAGCTTTAGATTCAGGTACTATGGTAATTTACTATCCAATTTCACTTTTAATTTCTTGTATGCAAATTTATAAAATCTGTTTGGAACTTTCTTGTTTTCAAGATCCTTTGCGGTGGATTGTTGTATGAAAGATTTATGTAAATTAGGGTTTGATTTTGTCTGGTTTTCTATCCATGAACATTCTATGCGGTTTGAAAACTTGGGTGTTAAGAATATAAAATTTAGGGTTTAACCAGTTTTAACCAAACATACACTGCTGAATTTTAATGTATCATTATCAGGGTAATGTATTTGGTTTATCTGTATCTGGGTTTTGGTGTTGGTATTTGACCTATTATGCTTTAAGAGTTAATGTATCCATGTGTTTTGTTTTATTGAGTTGAGGGAAAATCATATTCAACCGTTCAATTTTCTTGGTTTTCGCCTTTTTTGCATCAAAGCTTATTGATTTTGCTAGATTTCGATTAGTATCCATGCACTTAGGAAGGTCTCCCTTAAAAGCTAGTTATCAAACCACTAAGATCTAGGCACACCATAATACTCAAGTCCCTATTAGATTTCAACTGAGACTAGTCGCACCGTCAAGGTT from Lathyrus oleraceus cultivar Zhongwan6 chromosome 7, CAAS_Psat_ZW6_1.0, whole genome shotgun sequence encodes the following:
- the LOC127105742 gene encoding mitochondrial import receptor subunit TOM6 homolog — translated: MFPGFMRKPDKTAALKELKAHVAMFGTWVVVVRLTPYILHFLNRESEELKLEL